The segment CGCCGGTGCCGACGATGTAGTCGTACATCGGGGCGTTGCCGATCACCTTCGCGAGGCGGCGCTTCTCCTGGCCGAGGAGGCTGCGCACCCGCTGCGGGTTGCCCTCCGCGAGCAGGATCACGCCCGGGCGGCCGAGCACCAGGTGCACCATGTCCATCTGCGTGGTGGAGCTCACCGCGGTGGTCACCCGCCAGTCGCCGCGCATGTTTTCCACCAGCTGCGCGGCGGCGCCCGGCTGGCCCTCGGCGGCGGTCATCATCGCCGCGTTGGAGCGCAGGTTGAGCACGATGAGCACGGCGAGCAGGGTGAGCAGGATGCCCACGGGCAGCCACAGCCAGCCCCAGGTGATCACCGCCACCACGGTGAGCGCGAGCGGGATGAGCACCGCGGCGGCGACGAGCGGTGCGAACCACTTGTCGCGTTTGGCGGTGAACGAGAAAACCATCCCGATCTGCTTCAGCCGCTGGCCGAACGTGACCTTCTCCTCGGGCTTTGCCATGCCCAGGAGTCTAAGGGCTGCGCGAGGTAAGTACCTTACGGCCCTGGGCCGCCCTCGCGGCGCCGCGTAAGTACCCCGCCTGCCTGCAACATCAGGCATCGCACCAATGCGGGCACGCCGCCTTCGCGCGGACAGTAATTGTCATGACGATCCTTGACCCACACTCCACGCTGACCCTCCACCGTCACCGTTCCGCCGAGCTGCACGCCGAGGCCGACCGGGTGCGCCTGGCTCGCGCCGTCGTGCGCGGCGGCGGTCCCGAGCGGCCGCACTGGTGGTCCCGCTCCGGCCGGCGCCACCACGGAGCCGCCACGCGGGCGCCCGCGCTGCCTTGAACCCACACCGGGGCCCGGCCCGTCACGGGGGCGGGCCGGCCCCAGCAGTTCGGCCGCACGCTTAATCACTCAGAGATGTCGGAAGGGCGTGGCATGCTCGATCTCGTGACCGCCCGAGCCACAAGTTCCGTCCTCGTGGGTCGCGACGCCGATCTCGCGGCGCTGCGCGACGCGCTCAAGCGTGCCCGCGGCGACGAGTCCACGACGGTGCTGCTCGGCGGCGAAGCGGGGGTCGGCAAGACCCGCCTCGTCGAGGAGTTCCGGCGGCACGCTCTCGACGAGGGCGTCCGCGTGCTCACCGGCCAGTGCCTCGAGCTGGGCGAGGAGGGCCTGCCCTTCGCGCCTTTCGTGGCGGCGCTGCGCGACCTGCTCCGGCGGGACGGGCCGGCCGCGTTCGACGGGCACGAGCACGAGTTCGCCCGGCTGCTGCCGGAGCTCGGCCCGGCCGGGCCCGAGGGCCTTGTCGACGCCAACCGGGGATACCTTTTCGAGCTGGTCGCCGGCCTCTTCGGGCGGCTGGTCCGGGAGCGGCCGCTGGTCCTCATCATCGAGGACCTGCACTGGGCCGACCGGTCCACCCGCGACCTCATCGGCTTTCTGATCCGGTCGGCCCGCACCGCGCAGGCCCTGATGATCTGCACGTTCCGCTCCGACGAGCTGCACCGGGGCCACCCGCTGCGGTCCTTCCTCGCCGAGCTGGACCGGGCCAGGGGCGTCGAGCGCATCGACCTCGACCGCCTCGACCGCGACGGCACGATGGAGATCCTGGCCGACCTACTCGGCGCCGAGCCTCGCCCGGCCCTTGTCGACAACGTCTACAACCGGTCCCAGGGCAACCCGTTCTTCGTGGAGGAGCTGGCGGTCTCCAGCGACCCCGACGGCTGCCGCGACCTGCCCGACACCCTCCGCGATCTGCTGCTGGCCCGCATCGACCGGCTGCCCGACGCGGCGCAGCGGGTGCTCCGGCTGGCCGCCGCCGGTGGCAACAGGATCGGCCACGACCTGCTCGTCCAGGTCGCCGAGGTGCCCGACCACCAGCTCGAAGACGCGCTCCGCACCGCGGTCGCCGCCCAGCTGCTGGTCGCCGGCGCCGACGGGGGATATGAGTTTCGCCACGCGCTGGTCCGCGAGGCCGTCCACGAGGACGCGCTGCCCGGCGAGCGGGCGCGGCTGCACGCGCGGTATGCGGCGGCCATCGAGGGCCGGCCCCAGCTCGTCGGCGCCGACCGCGCGCCGGCCGAGATCGCCCACCACTGGTATGCGGCGCACGACCACCCCCGCGCGCTGACCTCCGCCTTGGCCGCGGCGACGGCGGCCGGCAAGCGGTACGCGTACGCGGAGAAGAGCCGGCTGCTCGAGCGCGTGCTGGAGCTGTGGGAGCAGGTGCCCGACGCCGCCGACCGGCTCGGCATGGACCACCTCGCGCTGCTGGAGGAGACGCTGCTCGCGGCTTCCACCGCGGGTGACTACATGCGCGCGATGAGCCTCACCCGCGCCGCGCTCGCCGAGATCGACCGGGACGCCGAGCCGCTGCGCGCCGCCCGCATGCTGGAGCGTCGCGGCCGCCTGATGCGGGTGCTGGGCAAGAGCGACGGCGCCACCGAGCTGCGCAGTGCGTACGAGCTGGCCCGCGACGTGCCCAATACGCCCGAGCGCGTCAAGATCCTCGCCAACGTCGCCACCCACCTCGGCAAGGTCGGCATCGACGAGGGCGCGCGCATCGCCCGCGAGGCGATGGCCGATGCCGATGTGCTCGGCGAGCCGGCCGCCCAGGTGGCGGCGACACTCGCCTTCGGCCGGGTGTGCACCAACGAGATCTCCGCCGAGGCCGGGCTTGTCCAGCTGCGCAAGGCCGAGGAGCTGGCCCGCCGCACCGGCGACGTGCCGCAGCTCGTCCACGCACTGGTCAACCTCTCCGACGCGCTGTTCGAGATCGGGCAGTACACGGAGTCGGCCCGCAACGCCGCCGACGGCACGGTCGAGGCGAAACGAGTCGGGATCAGCCGCTCGACCGGCGCGTTCCTGCTGTCCAACCACGCCGAGGCGCTCTTCGCGCTGGGCCGGTGGGACGAGGCCGACGCGCTCTGCGCCGAGACCGCGCGGATCGACCCGCCCGGCACGCTCGGCCTGCACTGGCTGCAGATCCGCGCCCAGCTGCGGCTGGCCCGCGCCCACCCGGGCGCCGACGAGCTCGTGACGCGGGCGTTGAGCTTCCTCGGCCGGCCCTACCTGGAGCACCAGCTCGCGATGCCGCTGCACCAGCTGCGGATCGAGTCCGCCCTCCAGCGCGGCGACCTCGCCGGCGCCGTCGAGGCGGCGACGATCGCGACCGCACTGCCGCGCATCGAGGAGTTCCCGCGCTACCTGTGGCCGCTGCTTGCCTCGGCCGCCAAGGCCGCCGTCCTGGGCGCTGACGAGGAGCTGGCCGAGCGGATCCGCGCGGCGACTGTGGGGCTCACCGCGGAGCATCCGGCCCAGCGGGCCAGTGCCGCGCAGCTCCGCGCCACCTTCGCCACCGGGCCCGACGCGCTGCCCGCCTGGCAGGAGGCGGTGGCGGCCTGGCGGGCCGACGGCCAGCCGTACCCGCTGGCGCGCGCCCTGCTCAGCCTCGCCGAGGCCGCCGCGGCGGCGGGCGACCGCGGGCTCGTCGGCGAGGCGGTCGAGGAGGCCTGCTGCATCGCCGAGGACCTCCGCGCCGCCCCGCTACGCGAGGAGCTGGACACCCTCGCCCGGCGCGTCGGGCTGCGGGTGTCCAGCCGCTCTGCGCTCGACGAGCCCGAGCTGTTGACGGTGCGGGAGCAGGAGGTGCTGCGCCTTGTCGCCGAGGGGTTGAGCAACCGGCGGATCGCCGAGCAGCTCTACATCTCGCCGAAGACGGCCAGCGTCCACGTCTCCCGCATCATTGCCAAGCTCGCCGTGGCCAACCGGGTGGAGGCGGCTGCGGTCGCCCACCGGCTGGGGCTGCTGGAGTAGCGCGGTTACTGACCGCGGCTCGCCGGATCCACCCGCGCCCAGCGCAGCAGGTCCGTCATGCCGAAGGTCCCCGCGCGCTGCGCCGGCAGCGTGGGCCGCCAGCCCGCTCCGGCCGCCCGCAGGTACGAGCGCGGGTCGAGCTGGAGCAGCCCGATGAACACCTCGCCGACGATCCGGGCGCCCGCCGGGCCGAGCACGATCCCGTCGCCTATCAGCTCGGCCTCGGCGAGCACGTAGTACCACAGTGGACTGTTGTTCTCCATGCCGTACGGGGCCAGTTCGTTGAGCGTCAGCGCGCCCCAACCCATGGCGTTCGCAACCCGCTGGCCCGACGGAAGGCTCCAGGTGAGGTGGCGCAGGAGGTTGCGCTGCGGGAGCGAGGTCGGCGGCTCACCGCTCGCGATCGCGCCCAACGGAAGGTT is part of the Phytohabitans houttuyneae genome and harbors:
- a CDS encoding DUF4191 domain-containing protein, yielding MAKPEEKVTFGQRLKQIGMVFSFTAKRDKWFAPLVAAAVLIPLALTVVAVITWGWLWLPVGILLTLLAVLIVLNLRSNAAMMTAAEGQPGAAAQLVENMRGDWRVTTAVSSTTQMDMVHLVLGRPGVILLAEGNPQRVRSLLGQEKRRLAKVIGNAPMYDYIVGTGEDELSIRKLRTTLMRLPRNLTGKDVNALDKRLTALSARPNLPKGAIPKNMRPSKGAFRQMRGR
- a CDS encoding helix-turn-helix transcriptional regulator translates to MTARATSSVLVGRDADLAALRDALKRARGDESTTVLLGGEAGVGKTRLVEEFRRHALDEGVRVLTGQCLELGEEGLPFAPFVAALRDLLRRDGPAAFDGHEHEFARLLPELGPAGPEGLVDANRGYLFELVAGLFGRLVRERPLVLIIEDLHWADRSTRDLIGFLIRSARTAQALMICTFRSDELHRGHPLRSFLAELDRARGVERIDLDRLDRDGTMEILADLLGAEPRPALVDNVYNRSQGNPFFVEELAVSSDPDGCRDLPDTLRDLLLARIDRLPDAAQRVLRLAAAGGNRIGHDLLVQVAEVPDHQLEDALRTAVAAQLLVAGADGGYEFRHALVREAVHEDALPGERARLHARYAAAIEGRPQLVGADRAPAEIAHHWYAAHDHPRALTSALAAATAAGKRYAYAEKSRLLERVLELWEQVPDAADRLGMDHLALLEETLLAASTAGDYMRAMSLTRAALAEIDRDAEPLRAARMLERRGRLMRVLGKSDGATELRSAYELARDVPNTPERVKILANVATHLGKVGIDEGARIAREAMADADVLGEPAAQVAATLAFGRVCTNEISAEAGLVQLRKAEELARRTGDVPQLVHALVNLSDALFEIGQYTESARNAADGTVEAKRVGISRSTGAFLLSNHAEALFALGRWDEADALCAETARIDPPGTLGLHWLQIRAQLRLARAHPGADELVTRALSFLGRPYLEHQLAMPLHQLRIESALQRGDLAGAVEAATIATALPRIEEFPRYLWPLLASAAKAAVLGADEELAERIRAATVGLTAEHPAQRASAAQLRATFATGPDALPAWQEAVAAWRADGQPYPLARALLSLAEAAAAAGDRGLVGEAVEEACCIAEDLRAAPLREELDTLARRVGLRVSSRSALDEPELLTVREQEVLRLVAEGLSNRRIAEQLYISPKTASVHVSRIIAKLAVANRVEAAAVAHRLGLLE